A window of Macaca mulatta isolate MMU2019108-1 chromosome 7, T2T-MMU8v2.0, whole genome shotgun sequence genomic DNA:
CAGGGTCTGCCTGACCAACTGGCTGCCCTCCCCTGCTATGAGGGCCAACAGCACAGGCTCACTGGCCTTGTGCCTTCTGAGGCCCGAGTCCCAGATGCTTGGGGTCTTAGTTCTGCTTCTCCTGTCCCCAGGTCCCGAGGGAGGCCCTGGAGCCCAGTGGTCCCCTTATGCTGTCTTCAGGTAAACACCTAGAGAAGAGGGGCAGTGGGACCACCACCCTTACCACTGTCCCAGGAAACTAGTATCCCAACTGCTCAAGCTATTTCATGAGTGAAGGCGTGTGTGTGTGACATAAGGAAGCACGGACTGCTCCTCCTCTGCTCTCTCACCTGTGTGCTTTTAACAAGTCACTGCATAGCTCTGCCATCTACTTATACCAGGTGGCCACAAGGCCCTAACTACCACCCAAGCAGACACCCACCAGTGCCTTTCCTCCCCGAACAGAGCTCTCCCTAGAGGCAGCTGAAGAGGAGAAGTCCCGCATCAGCCTCATCCCACCAGAAGAACGGTGGTAAGCGGCCAGGCTCCATGGGAGCCAGGGCCCACAGCCTTTGGCCAGGTGGTAGAAATGGCTGCTGGGATGGGTATGCCCCTTGTCACTGTCACAGCTGCCACCTTCCCTGCTCTTACTCCCATGTTCTCCTAGGGCCTGGGCTGAGGTGGAACAGCCAGAACCTCCTGCATTGCCCGTGGTGCCTGAACTCCCTGAGGTGCCCATGGAGATGCCTTTGGTGCTGCCCCCAGAGCTCGAGCTGCTCTCACTGGAAGCTGTGCACAGGTACCACGGGGGTGGCACCTTGATGGGGTGGACCCGGGTTGAAGCCTCTGCTAATGGTTCTTGATCCCTATAGGGCAGTGGCACTGGAGCTGCAGGCCAACAGGGAGCCCGACTTCAGCAGCCTGGTGTCACCCCTCAGCCCCCGCAGGATGGCCGCTCGGGTCTTCTACATGCTCCTGGGtgagtgtatgcatgtgtgtgtgtgtatgtggcgCAGGGACACACAGACCAGAGGCCCGTACAGGGACTCCCCCAAcctgccctctcctcccctcttgACCAGTGCTCTCAGCGCAACAGATTCTTCGCGTGGAACAAGAAAAGCCATATGGTCGCCTCCTGATCCAGCCGGGGCCCAGATTCCACCGAGGTTAGAGTCCATTTACGAAGCTGCCAGGAAACCGGCCACTTCTAGTAAACCACGTCGTGGCTCACTGGGTCCTGCTTACTTCATTTCTGAATGTGCATTTCCAGCCTTCTTGCTCTCAGAGCTATTGTTCAAGCAGAAAACAAGCTGCTTTTATTACAGTATGATGTCATGACTCATTTGTAACAGATCCAGCCTCAGGGACAGCCCTGTAAGGCAGCAAGTAGGGCTGGCGCCAAATGGCTATGAGTCCCAGAATCTTTGGTAAGGCAGAACTGAACTGGGCTAAGAGGTGGTCTTAAGGCCTGGGCAGGCTCTGTTCTCTCTGGACTGGCTGCAGCCTGCGATCTAGGAGAGGCCCAGCACAGCCTGGAGCTCCTGAGCCTTGTCAACAGGCAGTGAGCCCAGAGCTGCCTGGAAGCTGTCGGCGTGCTGTTCGGCCAGGAATGTCAGGAGCAGCAACAGTGCGGCCTTGGTGTCTGGgtgcagagggagggagaaaggttGGGGCTCCTAAAGCCTCGCTGCCCCAGGTCCTCTGAGCCCTGCCACTCCCAGCCTCCCCCAAGCCCCTGCCCGTGACTCCTATCCTCACCTGATGGGATCTTGTTGTCAGCCAGAATGAGGCTGCAGATACGCAAGAGCTCTGGAGCCACATCTACAACCTGTGAGGAAAGAGTGGCTGACTCAGGGCAGCAGCCCCGGACCCCAGGTCTAGGCAGGTGGTCAGGACCAAGGAGTGGCAGAGTCTCTTATTGGGGTGGTTGCACCTGGTACTGATTCACAGGCATCCAAGACAACTATGAACATGAGCAGGACCAGTGAAACTTGGTGGTAATGACTTTTTTTGGAGGGAATGGGGGATGTGGAACAAGATGATTAAAGTCATAGCCTCAAGACCTAAAGAAACCCAGACACCCAGAAGCTCCACCTACACAACAATCTCTAAAGGTGTAAGACAAGGATGACACAAACACTCTGACATGACTCCAAACCTAGCTACTTGGTACAGCCAAAATCTCTTCAGAGAGCAGAGCTGATCTAATTGAAATGTATGGTGTGGTGGCCCAGAGGTACCCAGGGCTCCACAGAGCACAGTTTGAAAGGGCCCTGGTTtaggaaaccagcctgggaaaactGCAACTTCTGGCTCAGACCAAAGGGTAGAAATGGAGCTTCCTCCGGAAAAATGCTACGTGGAGGAAGTCCTTCCTGTCCCATCACAGGACTGGCTGCCAATCATTGCAGACAAATAAGAAATGGTGCAGGGAGTATCAAAAGAACAGCTGAAACTGTCACCTTGCATCAGGTGCAACCGACAGCCTGGAGCTCCTGAGCCTCATCAGCAGACAGGGCCTATCACTGAGTGGAGCGGCGTGCTCCCCTCTGAGGGCTGCCAGCCACAAGGTTACCTGGTCAGGGCTGCTCTGGTACAGGAAGCTGAAGAGGCGCCCAATGGTGACCCACTCCTCCAAGTCCTTCTTCAGTGGCAGGGCATGCAGTagggcagccagcacctgggcacaCAAATGTCTCAGGCCAACCTGCCCTGCCCTCCAccaccctccctcctcagcttccagGCTCTGCCTGATGTCTCCCTCCCTCACCTGGGGCTCTGGTTTCCTGGTGGGACTGGCCATCAACAGGCGGGCAAGTGCCCCACAGATGTTGTCACGGACACGATCGTGTCTCTCCCGCGCCAGGAGGGGAAAAAGGAGCCCCAGCAGCTTGGGGAAGTGTCTGATCCATAGTCAAGGAATGGCCACACACTCAGGTAGACCTTGCCCACCTGCAAGCCCTGGGGacactcccccaacccccagtCCCTCCCCTCCTGTGATCCAAGGATACTCCTGGGCAGGGTGGCCCCCGTGCTCTGCTAGCACACCCAGCCCAAAGATGGCATTGCTTCGCACCTCAGGGTCTGCCTCTCGGGCGGTGCTCAACAGCACAGGGAGCAGCCGAGACACAAATTGGGCTGAGGCGGCACCCAGGCCCTGAATAGTCTCTGCCAAGGTCCCCACTGCAAAGGACTTCTCTGCCACTGTGCAGCCCTGTTTCTGATGGGGGAGAACAGGAAGGAGTACAGATCAGCCTGGGCCAAGGataaaggctgaggtgggcactgGGTGCATGAGGGGACTAGGGCTTGAAGCCAGAAGATGGACACTCACTGTCTTGCACACCAATAATGGCAGGAAACCAGCAAAGAATGGGGCAAAGGAGTCTCCCCCAGCCGCAGCTGCCAGGGCAGGGATGGCCTCTCCAGCATGCTCCAGCAACATGGCGTCGTATTCAGCCTGTGGAGCCAGGTCAGGGGCTGGAGCACCAGGGCCAGCTCAGTGACTGCACACCTCCCTACCATGCTCTGCTACCAGCTGCAGGGGTCCCTGGGGCTGCCCTTGGTTGATAGGGCTGGTCCCTCTCAGACCGGGTGTTTTCATGGCCCAGCTTCTTCCCCTAGCTCTTCTGCTCCTGCCTATCGCTCTAAGCACACCCCAGTCCACACTGCTCTCCTTCCCTGAACTCCCACTGGCTTAATGGGATCAGGGTTGTGTCTCTCTGACCATTACCAATCTCTTTTAGTGGCCCTGACTGCCCCAGGCCAAGAACAAATACACTGTCCACCCCTGTCCCTGTGGAGACTGCCTGGACCACCTGGTCCCAGTTTTCACCCCTGGCGCTCACCTGATcatcatcttcctcttcctcctcctcgtcAGTATCCTGACAGGCTGTCTACAAGAAGAAGCAGCTCAACTTAGCCAGAGCTTTCATGCCCCTTCTCTTTTCATCGGGGTATGGGGGTGGACTTGTAGCCAGTCCCCAACCTGGGCCCGGCACCTCTCCTTCCCGAAGCCCACCTGCCCTGCTCACCTTCCTCTGCAGCACAGCCTTGAGCATGCTACAGAGCTCAGCCAGGCGCCCAGGGGGCTTCAGAGTGAGGGTCCCACAGCTGCGGAGCACCCCTGtcagggcctccagcacggccatCACCACCTGGCGCTCCCGCTCCCTGTTCACTGAATGCATGTAGGATGGCACCACTCGGGCCAGGGCAGCCTGCAAAGCTGGGGACATTATTGGCTGAAGCACTGGTCAGGCCCTGCCGTGCCCCAAGAACCCTCAGCCTGGCCCAGCCTCTCCTTCTCACCAGCAGTGTTGGGTTCTGAGGGGCAGCTTTGACAGGCCTTGTGCAGTGCACAGCAAAACTGACCCAGAGCCTCATGGGCTGCCTTCCGCACATTCAGGTGAGGGCACTGCAAGATGAGGAGGGGCGGGATGTGTCTGCTGTGTGCACTGTGAACACAGGGCCCCCAGCCTGAGAACCCCACCCACTCTACCCACTGGCCCCCTCACCTCCAGCAGTTTAAATACTTCTTCAAAGACACTTTCCATGTATGGAAGGAAGGCCACACTACAGAGAGAGACACAGTCATGGGTAAGGGGCCCCCAGGCAGGGTTTTCAGTGCCAGGGAAGGGCGAATGCTCACCTGGTGTTCACAGAGATCTCCCCTAGGGCAGCACAGGTGTCTTCCTTCTCATCGAAGAAGGCGTTCTCCACGCTGTACCTAGAGTAAGATGGGGAGGCAGTGGTGATCAGGCACCAAGAGGAGCAGATCCAGCACTAGTCCCCTGGTCTAAAACCAAAGTCTAGATTCCTGATCAGAAGAGCACCCCTCCGCACCCTGAGATCTCTGAGTCATCCTCTTCTTCCACATCCTCATCCATGagctcctcctcttcttccccatcACTCTCATCGTCAAACAGAAGGAAGGAGCTGCTCCCGTCATACTGAGGCTGGAGTGGAGGCATGGCAAGGACTTTGGCTCAGCTAGGCCCAGGAGATAAATCCCATTGCAGGGCTGGCCTGGCCCAGCCCACCCTCTGCTCACCACAATGCCCTCGGTAGAACGCAGTGACAGCAGCATGAGCGTGGTGATCTGTTCCAAGTGGGGTGCCAGGCCCTCGCCCATCAGACCCGATAAGGCGGCAAATAGGCTGTACCTGgtcaaagcaggcagaagaagctGTATGGTCCTGCTTGCTACCACCAGACAGGACGGGGGAGCCCGGGAACACCTGGCTATGGTCCGAACCAGAGGACTAGAGTCTGGGGTGGGGATTCCAGTGGGTCCAGTGGGCAGAAAGGAGGGGTGGGGACAAGGGCAGAGGCAGGGTGAGGGATCACTCACGTGCAGCGCCGCAAGTCAGGGTCGTCTACCTGGTTGCAGAGGCCCAGACCCAGCTGGCAGCATTCCTCAGCCAGCGGCCTCATGGGCTCCCCCACCGCTCGTGCCAGCACTCCCAGTGTCTCTGTGGGAGCAAGGGCTCCATTAgcaccaggaggtggaggtgggctaTAGGACCAAAGGTGGTAGCTGGGAGGGATTCAGAAATCCCCCCCTACCCCTTGGTACAGGGTGAAGAACACCCCCTTTGATGAGAAGGAAGACATCCGTGCTCCCGTGGGGGCAATCTCTGTCAACACCAGGTGAGCATCGGCCCTTTGCTGGCACTGGGATCCCCACCTGGGAGCCTCTCACTCACCCAGGCTCTGGATCTGCACAGGCTGAAGGTCCTCACGGCCTGTTAACAGGAATTCCCGCAGGTGCTCCATGATGGCAGGGAAGTAGGGCAGCAGCGAGGCCTGGGCAGCTGTAGCTGCAGGATGGAAGGACAGAATCAGAGCTGGAAAGGGCAGGGACCACCAGCCACAGGGCCTTTGGGTGAACCCCAcatccctgcctcctgcctctcctcACCAATGGCTCCTACGGCGCTCACAGCCAGCTCCTTGGCCCGGGGACTGCTGGGGCTCCTCAGAGGCTGCAGCATGCATTCCATAAGCTCCGGAAGGTAGGGCTGCACTTTGGGCCCTGTGGGAAAGGATGCTCCTCTATCAACCAACCCAGATCTCCCACCTGCATGCCCACCTCCCTCCAGGCGGAAACCCCTTTGTGGCGCCATCACACACTTTCCCCCACCATAGGCAGCAATGCAAGGAGATGCACATCCTGCGCATTCAGCCAAAGCCGCTGCCTCATCCCCCTCCCCCAAGCTCCCCACTGCCATCACTACCTAAGTTCTCCACGAAATTCTCCAGGGCATAGCAGGCCTTGGCTAGGTGGTGTGTGTGTCCAAGAGGCACCGACTTCAGGTAGGCGAGGAGCAATGGCATCACATCCCTTGAATAGCTGCTGAtatggggctgggggagggagcaaGCAGGGCTTGAGTCAGGTTCACCTGCAGGGCACATACAAGAGTGCGACGGCAGCAGGGATGCTTGAAGAGATGAAAGGTGAGGGGAAGGGGACATTCAAGTGGTGGCTCCCACATTCAGCCTGGTTCACCTGTAGGTTTTCTGAGAACTGGCCCAGGGCAAATAGCGCAGCATTGCGTACAACTTGCGAGGGGTCCTCCAGGCCCTTGCACACGATCTGCAGCAGTGGGGGCAGCAGTCTGGATAGGGCAGGACAAGAGGACACAGGCTGAGGAGCTATACCTGACAGCCCTAGGCTGACCTGTTCTCTTCATTTTCCCTGGAAAAAACAAGGCTTTTCCTGTCACCAGAGGGTGGGCAGCAGCCCCTGACCCCTACAGCTGGGAAGCCATGTCATTTATCTTCTAAGCCAGGACACTTTTGAGAATGGGGGAAAATGCTGTTGATAAATAAGCTTGAACAACAAGCGTAAACCATGACAGCCACGGTCCTCCCCGTGGGCAACCCTCACCCTGGGATAGGGGAATAGATACCTCTGCCTGATGTGGTCACCAGCTCCGTCAGACAGCACGGCCAGCACCAGGAGTCCAGCCTTGCGCTGGTATGGGCTCTCGCTCCGCAAGGCCTCTTCCAGCATGGGCATCTAGGGAAGCATGTGGCATGCTTCTGAAACCCCAGAAAGAGCCTGCCCATTCCTGTGGAAATAGACCTTCACACCTCCCAGGGTCTAAACGTCCTTGGCCTCAGGGGACTAGGCACACTTGGAGGTAGGGACACCAGAAGGACAGAGCCACACTTACCAGCTGGGGACACAGCTTGTCGGGGGGCAGGTGTAGCGCCAGCATGTCCACAACCTAAGATAGGATGGGGAGACTTACTTTGCTCgactccatctctgcctccccaaCCTCCCACAGCCACCTAACACCTTCCCCCTCTGTCCTGCCCCACATCTCACCTGTACAGCAAAATGCTTGGGAGTCTCCCCCATCAGCTCAATCTCCAACTCTTCCTCTTCTGAATCCTGGTCCTCAGGATCCAACTGGCCTGGCAGGGGCTCAGCAGCCATAATGGGGAAAAGGGTGTGTAGCAAGGGTGGCAGGAGACGATTCTTCAGTAAGGCCTTGACAGAGAAGGTGGAACAGTGTCCCTAAGAATCTGCTCCCAGGATGGGCTCACATTAAAAATTCCAGTCTTCCAGGCCATAAAAGGTCCGACAGAAAATTCCCAATCTCCCAGGCAGGAGCTGGGGTGAGGCTAGGCCAAGGCTTGAACCCCCACAGTACTTTAGATACCCTGAGATGAACCGAAAGTCCCAGGAGTGAGACTAAGGGTAGAGAGTGGGTGGGGTGATGTGTGTCAATGGGCACTCACTCACCTTGCTCTTGACTTTGACCAAGAAAGTGAGGCAGCAGAGAACACGTACGCGTATCGCATTGCCCAGGGCCACATTTCTAGCCACCTGTCCAGAGAATAATAAGAATCAGAGACAGGGAAGGAAAGTCCCAACAGAGCATGTAGCAGGGGCCATGTCCACTCCAGGCTCACCTCCAGGCAGAATGTGAGGACCTCAGAGAGGTAGGGGGTGATGATGGGCACCTCTGACTCCAACAGTTCATCCAAAACCTCAAGGGCCTCACAGGCCTTTGCCTGACAAACAAGGCACAAGGTTACCATGCTCTTCTTCAGTGGGCCAAGCTGGTCACTTTTGCACTCTTCTTCCAACAGAGCTCCTGCCCACCTGTCCTCACCTCATCTATGGGGATCAGAGTCTGCACAGCCACGATCAGCTTGGGCACCAACATCCGAGCGAGAGGCTGAGGGACACATCACAGACAGCATGATGCAGCCTAATCTCACACCCCAGCAGCTGACAGCTTCCTCATAGCCTGAATTGCGAGGAGGAGCCCAGACATAATAGCCAGGCCCACCTACAGCATCCCCTCTCAATTGTCAGGAAGGGCCACAGGCAGGTAAAGAATCCAAAGCAGTTTTGTaacttttacagatgaggacatgaAGGCCTGAGGAAAGGGAGTCAAAGATACGAGGGCCCACATCTCACCACGTCTTCAGTGCTGAGGTAGGGGGCCATGGTGGTCAGAGTGCGCAGGGAGTAGAAGAGCAGCCCAGGAGAGCCCACCTCACCAAGAGTCTCATTCAGAAGCCGAAGCAGCTCCCGGTGGTGGGGTTGGAAGGCCTCGGGCCGGGAGGTCACCACCACACTTAGCAGCAAAAGCCCCATCTGTCCAAGAATAGAGGATTGGAGAGCAAGCTTACATGGTCTATCCCACCTCTTAGTCCCTCCCTCCTGCCAACCATGTGATGGTACCTCTCTCTCTGGGCTGTGGGGGCTGTGGGTACTGTGCTGAAGAAGCTGCAAAAGCTGTGGCCAGGCCTCCAGGCCTTCCTTTCGAAAAATGGTGGCTGAAAGCTGGGCCAGGCTGAGGCTCACACAGTGCCTGCAAACAGGAGAGATCTCCTCTATCACTCTCCAATACCTTCCTCTGCACACAGTGGCCAGGCACAATGGGGCAGCCAGGAGAGAAACTTTCAGGAGGTGTGGGCACAGGGTCTTTACCAAGTTGGGACACATGAGACAGCAGCTCAGAGGGAGCCCAGCAGCACTGCGGGCATGTAATCTGGTAAGTTCAGTCTTACTAGCCTGAATTTCAGTCTTATTCTTCTGACTCGAGTTTGGCAGATCATAGTCACCCTTCCTCAAGAACTTCAGTCTTCAAAACAGCCTTAAAATTTTCGCTCCACCTTGGGTCTAGAACTGAAGTCCCTGCCCCACAAGTCCCAGCCTGGAACTGAAAGGGAAGGCAGAAACCCCGACAAGGTCGTCAGGATCCCGAGAAAAGGGGGTAGGTACTTACTCTGTTTCTCTCTGCAGGGCCGTCAGGATCAGGGACTtgaggctggaacacagtgggcAGGTGTTTGGTACACAGACTGCCCAAGAAAAGTCTCCGCCTGGCCCCGCCCCAACCCAGGCCCAACCCACCTCTCCCGTTGCTCCGCCGCCAGCCGTCGCCAGCGGGTGTTCAGTCGTCTGCGGGTCAGCACCGCCGCAAACTGGCGGATCTAGGACGAGGAAACAAGCACGTGGGGGTCCGGGCAGGAGGGTGCTGAGCGGACCGCAGGGGGCGGATATTGGGGCTTGACCAGTGGCGTACAGTGGGAAGCTCGGAGGGGAGAGTCAGGGGTCTCACCTGGGGGTCGGCCGCCGAGGCCAGCAGGTCGCAGAGAGCCGGCAAAGCGGCGGGGGCCCGAAGAGCGATCTGGAGCTGTTCCGTGGCCTGGGGGGAAGCTAGGGGTGAGAGTCGGGTCTTTCCCGCAACCTCCCGCTCGCCCTGGCCCGGTTATGCCTACTCCCGTACCCGACGGATGCGCTCGGTGTCCGGCAGCAGCAGCTCCCGTAGGAGCTGCTCCAGGCCGGCGGGCTCCATGGCAGCAGCTGAGCCGCCGCTACTGGGCCgaaaaggggagggggagggacagCACGTGGAGGCGCTGACACCCACTTCCGGCGGAAAGGGCGTTGCCACACGCCCCGAGGGTTGCCAAGGTGATTCAATTCACTTCCCACAAAGAGGTCCGACTCCTCCACTTCCGTTATGCTGAGCACCGGCTGAGTCGCGGAAACCCAGCTCTGGCAATGTAGGTTCCCCACGCCGGGAGTTCCCAAGTTGGGTTGGAGAACTCAAGCTTCGGGCATTCAGTGGCCAGCTCGGCTTTCTAAAGGACCGTGCCCTTAACCGCGGGGCTGGAGTTCCTATATCCAGACCAAAACCTCCAACTACATGATCCtttttcttaacaaattttattttgataattgtaaaaagaaaaatcaggacCAAAACTAAAGGCaacttaaaaatttcaaatatatactcCTTATGTAATAGAGATTTATAATTTCCAGGCCCTCTCTGGGGAAGGAAGGCCCAAAGGGCAAAGGGGAAGGCAACAATGCCATCACACAATTCAGTCAATCAGAAGAGAAGCTGGTAGGAGAGCTCAAGGAGGcatgaagaaagggagagaacaGCAATACTTCTGCCACACAGAACTCAGTCCATCTTGAGGTTAACATAGATATACCGGATGAActttagggaagaaaaaaaggagatggTGCCCAGCATGAGGAAGAAGACATAACCAGTGAGTAAGGAGTAGCCAAAGAACTCTACTGTCTGTACTGCCCCAGACATGTTGGAGCGCCGGGCATAATAGAAAACTGAGTAGAGAAAGATGAAGAGGCCAGTGGAGCCAACACTCAGCACAGATCGCCACCACCAGCGGTAATCCTCCCCAGACAACTGGAAGTAGGTGAGTGCAATGGAGATGCAAGCCCCCACACTCAGCAGGATGGCGAAGACAAAGAAGAGGATGCCGTACAAAGTGTACTGCTCCCGACCCCATACTGTGGCAAAGATGTAGTACAGCTCTACAGAGATGGCACTGTGAAGAAAAGAGATGATACACAGCATTAaagggctgtgcacagtggctgggCTGAAATCCAGCCCCCACCCTCTCCCATGTTGCTGGGTCATTGTGAAAAGTGAGTTCACTCCACTCTCTGCCCCAGATCTCCTGGCTTCATGGGGATTTTTTGCCTATGATTAGCTGCTCTCACTTCAAGAATATCTTCCCTAATAGATTGAGGGCAGGGATCTTATCCATTTTACTTTCCACTTCATTCTTTGCCTGGCACAAAGAGGTATTCAACAAAGTAAATGGATCATCAAATGGGCTTTAAACCCCACATGATGTCCACAGACACTAAAGTCAGAAAccaggaaggtgaagggggagatGTCTCTGGAGGCCCTTATAAGTGAGACATTCTTATATCTGAACTGATTCAAGCTCAGTCCTGCTTGGAGATAGGAGGAACCATTTAATGATCTCTGAATGGTACCACTGAACCAGGGATCAGCAGGTTGGGTTAGGGTACTGGATGAGTAGGGACAGGAAAAGTTGAGGTCAGGAACCTGAGAGTGATAGCCATGGAATAAAGGGAGGATACCTGAAAGGCAGGAAGCCTCCAACAGTCATGTGGATGACAGTAGACTTGTACCAGGGCTGGGGTGGAATCTCCCGGGCGATGTTCTTGGTGCGACAGGGTGCATCAAAGGGGCTG
This region includes:
- the IPO4 gene encoding importin-4 isoform X5; this encodes MEPAGLEQLLRELLLPDTERIRRATEQLQIALRAPAALPALCDLLASAADPQIRQFAAVLTRRRLNTRWRRLAAEQRESLKSLILTALQRETEHCVSLSLAQLSATIFRKEGLEAWPQLLQLLQHSTHSPHSPEREMGLLLLSVVVTSRPEAFQPHHRELLRLLNETLGEVGSPGLLFYSLRTLTTMAPYLSTEDVPLARMLVPKLIVAVQTLIPIDEAKACEALEVLDELLESEVPIITPYLSEVLTFCLEVARNVALGNAIRVRVLCCLTFLVKVKSKALLKNRLLPPLLHTLFPIMAAEPLPGQLDPEDQDSEEEELEIELMGETPKHFAVQVVDMLALHLPPDKLCPQLMPMLEEALRSESPYQRKAGLLVLAVLSDGAGDHIRQRLLPPLLQIVCKGLEDPSQVVRNAALFALGQFSENLQPHISSYSRDVMPLLLAYLKSVPLGHTHHLAKACYALENFVENLGPKVQPYLPELMECMLQPLRSPSSPRAKELAVSAVGAIATAAQASLLPYFPAIMEHLREFLLTGREDLQPVQIQSLETLGVLARAVGEPMRPLAEECCQLGLGLCNQVDDPDLRRCTYSLFAALSGLMGEGLAPHLEQITTLMLLSLRSTEGIVPQYDGSSSFLLFDDESDGEEEEELMDEDVEEEDDSEISGYSVENAFFDEKEDTCAALGEISVNTSVAFLPYMESVFEEVFKLLECPHLNVRKAAHEALGQFCCALHKACQSCPSEPNTAALQAALARVVPSYMHSVNRERERQVVMAVLEALTGVLRSCGTLTLKPPGRLAELCSMLKAVLQRKTACQDTDEEEEEEDDDQAEYDAMLLEHAGEAIPALAAAAGGDSFAPFFAGFLPLLVCKTKQGCTVAEKSFAVGTLAETIQGLGAASAQFVSRLLPVLLSTAREADPEVRSNAIFGLGVLAEHGGHPAQEHFPKLLGLLFPLLARERHDRVRDNICGALARLLMASPTRKPEPQVLAALLHALPLKKDLEEWVTIGRLFSFLYQSSPDQVVDVAPELLRICSLILADNKIPSDTKAALLLLLTFLAEQHADSFQAALGSLPVDKAQELQAVLGLS
- the IPO4 gene encoding importin-4 isoform X3 gives rise to the protein MEPAGLEQLLRELLLPDTERIRRATEQLQIALRAPAALPALCDLLASAADPQIRQFAAVLTRRRLNTRWRRLAAEQRESLKSLILTALQRETEHCVSLSLAQLSATIFRKEGLEAWPQLLQLLQHSTHSPHSPEREMGLLLLSVVVTSRPEAFQPHHRELLRLLNETLGEVGSPGLLFYSLRTLTTMAPYLSTEDVPLARMLVPKLIVAVQTLIPIDEAKACEALEVLDELLESEVPIITPYLSEVLTFCLEVARNVALGNAIRVRVLCCLTFLVKVKSKALLKNRLLPPLLHTLFPIMAAEPLPGQLDPEDQDSEEEELEIELMGETPKHFAVQVVDMLALHLPPDKLCPQLMPMLEEALRSESPYQRKAGLLVLAVLSDGAGDHIRQRLLPPLLQIVCKGLEDPSQVVRNAALFALGQFSENLQPHISSYSRDVMPLLLAYLKSVPLGHTHHLAKACYALENFVENLGPKVQPYLPELMECMLQPLRSPSSPRAKELAVSAVGAIATAAQASLLPYFPAIMEHLREFLLTGREDLQPVQIQSLETLGVLARAVGEPMRPLAEECCQLGLGLCNQVDDPDLRRCTYSLFAALSGLMGEGLAPHLEQITTLMLLSLRSTEGIVPQYDGSSSFLLFDDESDGEEEEELMDEDVEEEDDSEISGYSVENAFFDEKEDTCAALGEISVNTSVAFLPYMESVFEEVFKLLECPHLNVRKAAHEALGQFCCALHKACQSCPSEPNTAALQAALARVVPSYMHSVNRERERQVVMAVLEALTGVLRSCGTLTLKPPGRLAELCSMLKAVLQRKTACQDTDEEEEEEDDDQAEYDAMLLEHAGEAIPALAAAAGGDSFAPFFAGFLPLLVCKTKQGCTVAEKSFAVGTLAETIQGLGAASAQFVSRLLPVLLSTAREADPEVRSNAIFGLGVLAEHGGHPAQEHFPKLLGLLFPLLARERHDRVRDNICGALARLLMASPTRKPEPQVLAALLHALPLKKDLEEWVTIGRLFSFLYQSSPDQVVDVAPELLRICSLILADNKIPSGEDRNTKAALLLLLTFLAEQHADSFQAALGSLPVDKAQELQAVLGLS
- the IPO4 gene encoding importin-4 isoform X2 — protein: MEPAGLEQLLRELLLPDTERIRRATEQLQIALRAPAALPALCDLLASAADPQIRQFAAVLTRRRLNTRWRRLAAEQRESLKSLILTALQRETEHCVSLSLAQLSATIFRKEGLEAWPQLLQLLQHSTHSPHSPEREMGLLLLSVVVTSRPEAFQPHHRELLRLLNETLGEVGSPGLLFYSLRTLTTMAPYLSTEDVPLARMLVPKLIVAVQTLIPIDEAKACEALEVLDELLESEVPIITPYLSEVLTFCLEVARNVALGNAIRVRVLCCLTFLVKVKSKALLKNRLLPPLLHTLFPIMAAEPLPGQLDPEDQDSEEEELEIELMGETPKHFAVQVVDMLALHLPPDKLCPQLMPMLEEALRSESPYQRKAGLLVLAVLSDGAGDHIRQRLLPPLLQIVCKGLEDPSQVVRNAALFALGQFSENLQPHISSYSRDVMPLLLAYLKSVPLGHTHHLAKACYALENFVENLGPKVQPYLPELMECMLQPLRSPSSPRAKELAVSAVGAIATAAQASLLPYFPAIMEHLREFLLTGREDLQPVQIQSLETLGVLARAVGEPMRPLAEECCQLGLGLCNQVDDPDLRRCTYSLFAALSGLMGEGLAPHLEQITTLMLLSLRSTEGIVPQYDGSSSFLLFDDESDGEEEEELMDEDVEEEDDSEISGYSVENAFFDEKEDTCAALGEISVNTSVAFLPYMESVFEEVFKLLECPHLNVRKAAHEALGQFCCALHKACQSCPSEPNTAALQAALARVVPSYMHSVNRERERQVVMAVLEALTGVLRSCGTLTLKPPGRLAELCSMLKAVLQRKTACQDTDEEEEEEDDDQVSARAPDLAPQAEYDAMLLEHAGEAIPALAAAAGGDSFAPFFAGFLPLLVCKTKQGCTVAEKSFAVGTLAETIQGLGAASAQFVSRLLPVLLSTAREADPEVRSNAIFGLGVLAEHGGHPAQEHFPKLLGLLFPLLARERHDRVRDNICGALARLLMASPTRKPEPQVLAALLHALPLKKDLEEWVTIGRLFSFLYQSSPDQVVDVAPELLRICSLILADNKIPSDTKAALLLLLTFLAEQHADSFQAALGSLPVDKAQELQAVLGLS